From one Coffea eugenioides isolate CCC68of chromosome 11, Ceug_1.0, whole genome shotgun sequence genomic stretch:
- the LOC113753629 gene encoding universal stress protein A-like protein, translating to MEEGRNSSTGEKKKVMVAIDESDCSIYALEWTLSSLHESIANSELLIFTAQPIADYSYLHASSMGATPPELVKSFQEQQKRAADALLEKAKDVCAKHGVTAQTATEVGDPKDAICEAVEKFKVSMLVLGSHGRGAIKRAFLGSVSNYCIHNAKTPVLVVRKKD from the exons ATGGAGGAGGGGAGGAATTCAAGTACAGGTGAGAAAAAGAAGGTGATGGTGGCGATTGATGAGAGTGATTGTAGCATCTACGCCTTGGAATGGACTCTTAGCAGCCTTCATGAATCCATTGCAAATTCGGAGTTGTTGATTTTTACAGCACAGCCAATAGCTGATTATAGCTATCTCCATGCATCTTCCATGGGTGCTACCC CACCTGAACTCGTTAAGAGTTTTCAAGAACAGCAAAAGAGAGCAGCAGATGCTCTGCTGGAGAAAGCCAAGGATGTATGTGCCAAACATGGG GTAACTGCTCAGACAGCAACAGAAGTGGGAGATCCTAAAGATGCCATTTGTGAAGCAGTAGAAAAATTCAAAGTCAGCATGCTAGTGTTGGGCAGCCATGGTCGGGGAGCCATAAAGAG GGCTTTTCTGGGGAGTGTCAGCAACTACTGCATCCACAATGCCAAGACCCCTGTTCTTGTCGTAAGGAAAAAAGATTGA
- the LOC113752583 gene encoding universal stress protein A-like protein, whose protein sequence is MEAGAARGAVEFREDIRRVMLAVDEHEGSFYALEWTLKNLHDSIIKFQPAREVRREVQEDQKKTAASLLENAREICIRHGITPEAITDVGDPKDAIREEAVERLNIQLLMVGSHGRGALKRAFLGSVSNYCVHNMKCPVLVVEKP, encoded by the exons ATGGAAGCGGGCGCTGCGAGGGGGGCTGTTGAGTTCCGTGAGGATATTAGAAGGGTAATGTTGGCCGTTGATGAGCATGAAGGAAGTTTCTATGCATTAGAGTGGACTCTGAAGAATCTGCACGACTCAATCATCAAATTCCAACCTG CTCGAGAGGTGAGGAGAGAAGTTCAAGAGGATCAAAAGAAGACTGCTGCTTCCTTGTTGGAGAATGCCCGGGAGATTTGCATCAGGCATGGG ATAACTCCAGAAGCAATTACAGACGTTGGAGATCCAAAAGATGCAATACGAGAGGAGGCAGTGGAACGGCTAAATATTCAACTGCTTATGGTAGGCAGCCATGGTAGAGGTGCTCTGAAGAG GGCTTTTCTTGGGAGTGTTAGCAATTACTGCGTTCACAATATGAAATGCCCGGTTCTTGTGGTGGAGAAACCTTGA